One window of Paenibacillus albicereus genomic DNA carries:
- a CDS encoding diacylglycerol/lipid kinase family protein, with amino-acid sequence MSEFGLENGTGPGRPARKAMVILNPSSGKEKAAGYARDIEEVLRDKGYEVELRETAGEQDATRFCRSACEMRCDLVVSMGGDGTLNETINGLMRQEHRPRLGIVPLGTVNDFARALGIPLDPQAAIAAIASDRFRHVDLGRMNDRLFTNVVAAGNIAEAVAAVTSEEKSKLGSLAYLKEGLKELVSQKAYPMRIDYDGQSWEGESPLFVAALTNSVAGFEKMVPEASVDDGLIHGFIFKDLGLLGTLSAGWSLWAGSLKEHKDVIAFTARQVSVRSSERVRTNVDGEEGPDLPLELQVLPGHVEVVVPEEAGG; translated from the coding sequence ATGAGCGAGTTCGGCTTGGAAAACGGAACCGGCCCGGGAAGGCCGGCCCGGAAAGCGATGGTCATCCTGAATCCTTCCTCCGGGAAGGAAAAGGCGGCCGGCTATGCGCGGGACATCGAAGAGGTGCTGCGCGACAAAGGCTACGAAGTCGAGCTGCGCGAGACGGCCGGCGAGCAGGACGCGACGCGCTTCTGCCGCTCCGCCTGCGAGATGCGCTGCGACCTCGTCGTCTCGATGGGCGGCGACGGCACGCTGAATGAGACGATCAATGGCTTGATGCGGCAGGAGCATCGTCCACGGCTCGGCATCGTGCCGCTCGGCACCGTGAACGACTTCGCGCGGGCGCTCGGCATCCCGCTCGATCCGCAAGCGGCGATCGCCGCGATCGCTTCGGACCGTTTCCGCCACGTCGATCTGGGCCGGATGAACGATCGCCTGTTCACGAACGTGGTGGCGGCCGGCAACATCGCCGAGGCCGTGGCGGCGGTCACCTCGGAGGAGAAGTCGAAGCTCGGCTCGCTGGCCTACCTCAAGGAAGGACTCAAGGAGCTGGTCTCGCAGAAGGCTTACCCGATGCGGATCGACTATGACGGCCAGTCGTGGGAGGGCGAGTCGCCGCTGTTCGTCGCCGCGCTGACGAACTCGGTCGCCGGGTTCGAGAAGATGGTGCCGGAGGCGTCGGTGGACGACGGCCTCATCCACGGCTTCATCTTCAAGGACCTCGGCCTGCTCGGCACGCTGAGCGCGGGCTGGTCGCTGTGGGCCGGCAGCCTCAAGGAGCATAAGGACGTCATCGCCTTCACGGCGCGGCAGGTGAGCGTGCGCTCGTCCGAGCGCGTGCGGACCAACGTAGACGGAGAGGAAGGCCCCGACCTGCCGCTGGAGCTGCAGGTGCTGCCGGGCCATGTCGAGGTCGTCGTGCCGGAGGAGGCAGGCGGCTGA